The Solirubrobacter pauli sequence CCAGCACGATCCGGCCCGCGCGGTCGCGGACCATCGACGTGATGCGCAGGTCGCGGCCCGAGCGCGTGATCCGGGCGACGCCGTTGCTGCCGAAGCGCGTGTCCACGGTGCCGTCGGGCTTGATGCGGATGACGCTCCCGCGCGGGCTGCCGGTGGCCGTGAGGTCGGTGCCGGCGACGAGCGTGGTGTTCGACGGGCCTTGGCGGATCGCCGCGGCGCCGATGCCGGGTCCGGCGCCGGGGCCGAGCGGGTGCGTGATGACGCCCGTGCCGCCCCAGGCGGGGTCGGGTGCGCCGGCGGCGTTCAGGCGCACGACCGTGAACGAGGCCGCACCGGTCGCGACGGTGTAGGTCACCGTGCCGTCGGCGCGCAGCAGCAGGCTCGTCACCTTGCCGGTCAGGCCGAGCGCGGGGTTCGTGAACGCCGGGTCGACCGTGCCGTCGCCCAGCAGGCGCATCAGGAACGGCGCGCCGCCGGACGAGCCGCCGAGGTAGACGACGCCGTTGCGGTCCATCGCCATCGCGCCCAGCTCGACGTCGGCCGGGCCGCTGAGCACGTAGCCCAGCCCCGCGCCGAAGCTCGGGTCCACCTCGCCGCTGGGCAGCAGCCGCAGCGTGACGAAGCGCGTGGAGCCGTCCGCCAGCCGCAGCGTGCCGGACGCGACGACGCGGCCGTCACGCACGATCGCGATGCCCTTCACGCCGTCCAGCGACGTGCCGGGCAGCGCCGGGACGACCTGGCCGCGCGTGCCGAACGTGCTGTCCAGCGAGCCGGACGCGCGCAGCTTGACCAGCACGAGCTGGCCCGCCGCGGCACCGCCCGCGAGCACGCGGTTGCCGCTGACGACCTTGACGGCATGGCCGACGGCATCGGCGTCCGTGGCCTTCAGCGTGACCGTGCCACGGCGGCCGAAGTCCCGGTCGGGGTCGCCGGCGGCCGCGAGCGCAGTGCTCGGCAGGGCCAACAGCAGGGCAAGGACGGTCAGGACGCGGATCATCGGAGCCTTCAACGCTTCACACGTGTGAACGATGCGGCGAGAGCATGGCAGGCGCGGCGGCGCCTGCCATGCGTCCCTGCCTCTGGTCAGGCGGTCTTGAGCGATCCGGCGATCTCGGCCGCGATCTGCGCGACCTCGGTCGGCGTGCGGCCGACGCGCACGCCGTTGGCCTCCAGCGCCTCCTGCTTGGCCTTGGCCGTGCCGGCGCTGCCGGACACGATCGCGCCCGCGTGGCCCATCGTCTTACCGGGCGGTGCGGTGAAGCCCGCGATGTAGGCGACGACGGGCTTCGTCACGTTCGCCTTGATGAACTCGGCCGCCTCTTCCTCGGCGGAGCCGCCGATCTCGCCGGCCATGACGATCAGCTCGGTCTCGGGGTCGGCCTCGAACTCGGCGAGGATGTCGATGAACGACGAGCCCGGGACCGGGTCGCCGCCGATGCCGACGATGCTCGAGTTGCCGAAGCCGGCCTGGGCCAGCTCGTTACCGATCTGGTAGGTCAGCGTGCCGGAGCGGCTGACGACGCCGACGTTGCCCTCGGAGAAGAACGACGCGGGGATGATGCCCACGTTCGCCTTGCCCGGCGACAGGATGCCCGGGCAGTTCGGCCCGACCAGCCGCACGTTCGGATTGCGCGTGAGCTGGTTGTAGACGCGCAGCTCGTCGTGCGCGGGGATGCCCTCGGTGATCGCGATGATCAGGCTGATGCCGGCGTCCTCGGCCTCGAGGATCGAGTCGGCGGCGAAGCGCGGCGGCACGAAGATCATCGCCGTGTTCGCGCCGGTCTTGTCGACGGCGTCGTGGAACGTGTTGAACACCGGGATGCCCTCGACGTCCTGGCCGCCCTTGCCGGGCGTGACGCCGGAGACGACGTTCGTCCCGTAGTTGCGGTTGTTGAGCGTGTGGAACGTGCCCTCGCGGCCCGTGATGCCCGAGACGCAGAGCTTCGTGTCGTTGTTGACCAGGATCGCCATCAGCCAGCCAGCTCCACGACCTTCTTCGCCGCGCCGAGCATCGTGGACTCGGTGTGGACGTTGGGCAGATTCGCGTCGGCGAGCAGCTTGCGGCCCTCGACGTCGTTGGTGCCGTCGAGGCGGACCACGAACGGCACGGACGGCTTGATCTGGTCGAACGCCTCGATCAGGCCGCGTGCGACCTCGTCGCAGCGCGTGATGCCGCCGAAGATGTTGAACAGCACCGCGGTGACGTTCGGGTTCGAGAGGATCACCTCGACCGCCTGCGTGATCGCCTCGGCCTTCGAACCACCGCCGGCGTCCAGGAAGTTCGCGGCCGAGCCGCCGGCCTGCGCGACCACGTCCAGCGTGGACATGACGAGGCCCGCGCCGTTGCCGAGGATGCCGACGTTGCCGTCGAGCTTGACGAACGTCAGGCCGCGCTCGCGCGCCATCCGCTCCTGCTCGTCCTCGGCCGCGACGTTGCGCAGCGCCGCGTTGTCCGGGTGGCGGAAGAGGCTGTTGTCGTCGAGCGTGACCTTCGCGTCGAGCGCGGCGACCTGGCGGTCGGCGGTCACGATCAGCGGGTTGACCTCGACGAGCATCGCCTCTTCTTTGACGAAGGCGTCGTAGAGCTTGGCCAGCAGCGCGCCGAGCGGGCGCACGACGTCCGCGTCCACGCCGGCCTCGAACGCGAGGCGACGGGCGTGGAAGTCCTGGAAGCCGAGCAGCGGGTCCACGTGCAGGCGCACGAGGGCGGTCGGGTCCTTCTCCGCGACCTCCTCGATGTCCATGCCGCCCTGCGTCGAGAGCATGACCAGCGGGCGCTTGGCGCTGCGGTCGAACACGATGCTCGCGTAGTACTCCGCGGCGATGTCGGACGCGGCCTCGATCCACACCTCGTGGACGGTGTGCCCCTTGATGTCCATCCCGAGGATGGCCTTGGAGTGCTCCTCGGCCTCCTGGCGGTCCTTCGCCACCTTGATGCCGCCGGCCTTGCCTCGGCCGCCGATCTGCACCTGCGCCTTGACGACGCAGGGATACCCGATCTCGTCGGCCGCCGCGACGGCCTCCTCGACGGTGGTGGCGGGGGAGCCGCTGGGCACCGGCACCCCATGACGGGCGAACAGCTGCTTGCCCTGATATTCGAGTAGATCCATGGCGGACGGCCGAGCTTACCGCTCGGGTTGTGACGGACTGCGCAAACCCTCCGGCGGGCCTCGCGCGCGGAAATGTCATCATGCACGACCGCGATGCCCCTCCCTAAAGAAGTCACCTTCGTCACCTTTGATGTCTACGGCACCCTGATCGATTGGGAGACCGGGGTGTACGACGCCTTCGCCAAGGAGGCGGAGAAGGACGGCTACACGCTGTCTAAGGAGGAGCTCGTGCCGCTCTTCCTCGAGACCCAGCAGGAGATCAAGAACGGCTCGTACGAGCTGTACGCGGAAGTGCTCCGGCGCACCGCGGTCCAGATCTCGCGCCAGCTCGGCTGGCCGCTGGAGCCGTCCCGTTCCGGCTTCCTCCCGAACTCGGTCTCCCGCTGGCCGCCGTTCAAGGAGACCAAGACCCAGCTCGACCGCTTCGCCAAGAAGTTCGAGCTCGGCCTCATCTCCAACGTCGACGACAAGCTGCTCGGCGAGACCCGTCGCTACTTCAAGACGGACTTCGACCTGGTCGTCACGGCCCAGCAGGTGCGGTCCTACAAGCCCGACCCCGCCCACTTCAAGGAGGCGGAGCGCCGGATCGGCACCAAGAAGGGCTGGGTGCACATCACCTCGTCGTACTACTACGACGTCGAGCCCTGCCTGAAGGCCAAGGTCCCGGTGATCTGGGTCAACCGCAACAAGGAGACCCTCGACGCGTCGCAGAAGAAGCCGACGGCCGAGGTGAAGACGCTGCTCGAAGCGGCGAAGCTGCTCGGCGTCGCCTGATCCTTGCGCGCGGTCGGCCTTCACGAGGACGTCATCGCCGTCACTTCCCGAGCGTTCGCCACGGCGAGCGTCTTGGTGCGTAGTGGCGGCGAGGCCTTCCTGATCGACTCGCCGGTCTTCCCGGACGAGCTCGAGATCCTGCCGGCGATCGCCGCGCAGGCGGAGTTCAACGTCGTCGGCGTCCTGACGACGCACGCCGACTGGGACCACCTGCTCGGGCGCTACGCGTTCCCGGAGGCGCCGCTCGGCGCCGCGGAGAGCACCGCGGCACGGCTCATCAACGAGCCGGGCGCGGCCCAGCGCAAGCTGCGCGACTTCGACGACGAGTTCTACGTCTCGCGTCCGTCACCGCTGTCGATCCCTGGCGCCCAACGCCTGGACACGCCGGGGTTCATCGACATCGGCGAGACGGCGATCGAGCTCCAGCCCGCCGACGGCCACACCGCCGACGGCATGGCCGTCTGGGTCCCGTGGGCCGGCGTGCTGATCCCGGGCGACTACCTCTCGCCCGTCGAGATCCCGATGATCTCCGAGGGCGGCTCGGTCTCCGCCTACCTCGCGACGCTGGACCGGCTCGAGCACCTGGTCGAGTCGGCGGAGCACGTCGTCCCGGGCCACGGCGGCCCGATCGACGCGCAGCGCGCCCTGGCGATCCTGCGCGAGGACCGCGCCTACCTCGAAGGCCTGCCGGACTCCCCGCTGCCGCTGGCGCGCCGCACCAAGGCGCAGCGCGAGATCCACGAGAAGAACCTCACGCGGCTCTGAGTCCGGTCAGCGGCGCCGCAGGACCCGGCTGGCCGTTGCCGTCCGCCGGTTGCCGGCGAGGTCGCGGACGTCGAAGGCCACCGTGACGCGCGCTTGGCGCCCGAGCCTGCGGACGGCCTTCGCCGACAGCTTCACGGGGACCCTCGCGGTCGCGCCCGCCGCGGCGCGGAACGCTCCGCGACCGAGGATCGATCGGCCCAGGCGGAGGCTGGCGGTGCCCGTGCAGGCGCCCTGGCCTGCGCCCTCCTTGGTCGAGCAGCGGACGTGCAGGGGGACGACGCCGGACGCCGGCACCGTGACCGTCGAGGGGTCCCGGAGCCGGATCGCCGGGGCGTTCGGGTTGGTCTGGAAGCGCGCCTCGGTGAGTTGTGCGCTCGGGGCGCCGGAGGCGTCGATCGCGCGCACGGTCAGCACGTGGTTGCCGGCGAGGAGCCCGTTGAGCGTGTACGGCGACGCGCAGGCGATCCACGGCCCGCGGTCCAGCCGGCACTGCGCCGCGCCGGTCGGGCTCGTGAAGGCGATCGTGACGCTGCGCGCGGCGGAGATCGGGGACGGTGCGGACGTGATCGTCACCGGTGCCGACGCGGGCGGCGGCGGGTCGACGGGCGGCGTGGGCGGCGCGTCGGCGGTGGTGAACGTCACGTCGGAGCCGCGCGTGGTCCCGCCGGCGCTCTGCGTCACGAGCCGGACGTGGTACGTGGTCGCGGGCGCAAGGTCGCCGACCCGCGCGCTGACGGGGACGCCGCCGGCGCCCGCGCCGATGCCCTGGCGCGCGGTGGCCGTGCCGTAGGCCGTCGTCGTCCCGTACTCGAACCACGCCTCGGTGGGGGCGTGGTTCGGGTCCGCGAGCCCGCTGAAGGTGGCCGTGGTCGGGGCGGTCGCGGAGGCGGCGCCGGTGGCCGCGGTCGGGGGCAACGGGGTGCCGGTGCCGCTCAACGCGATCGTGCGCGGTGCGCCGCCCGCGTCGTCGGCGATGGTGACGGTGCCGGCGTGCCCGCCGGGGAGGGTCGGAGCGAAGGTGAGGGCGACGTCACAGGTCCCGCCCGGCGCCAGCACGGTCGCCGCGGCGCACGTGGTCCCCGCCGCGAGCGAGAACGCCGTCGCGCCGGTGAGGGACACCGAGGACACGGTGAGCTCGGCGGTACCCGTGTTCTCGAGCGTCAGCGTCCGGTCGGACGTCGTCCCCACGAGCGGGGTGCCGAACGCGGCGGAGGTCGCGCTGAGCGTGGCGGCCGGCTCGATCAGCATCCGCCCGACGGCGTTGGCGGCGGTCCGCGTGAACCACAGGTGGTCGTCCGGTCCGCGCGCGAGGCCGTCGGCCTGGACGGGGAACGACGTCACGACCCCGCTCGTCGTGACCCGTCCGACGGCGCTGCCGCCGTACCACAGGTGCCCGGCGGCGACGGTGATGTCCTTGGGCACCGTCGGCACCGCGAGCTCGGTGATCACGCCGCTCGTCGTGATCCGGCCGACTCGTTGCGCGCCCGGGTCGGTGAACCAGAGGTGGCCGTCGGGGCCGACCGTGATGTCGGTCGGCTGCGCGCCAGCGGTCGGCACGGCGAACTCCGTGATCACGCCGGCGGGCGTGATCCGACCGATCCGGCCGGCGCGCTCCGTGAACCACAGGTTCCCGTCGGGCCCCAGCACGATCTCGGCCGGGTCCGACGCGGCCGACGCCAACGTGTACATGGTCGTGGTGCTGGGTCAGGTGAACTTGCCGATCTGGTTCAAGCTCGGCTCCGTGAACCAGACGTCGCCGGCCGGGGTGGGGGCGACGGCCGTCGGCGTGACGCCCAACCCGCCCGAGCCCAGGAAGGCGCCGGCGAACGCGTACCCGATCGTGAACCCATGGTCCCCCTCGTCGGCGAACCACATCCCGCCGAGGGTGGGGTCGATCGCGACGTCGGTGAACCGGCTGCCCCAGGTCGGCCGCTCGGCCACCACGCCGTCCGTCGTCACCTGGCCGACCTTGTTCTTGGCCGGTTCGGTGAACCACAGCGTGCCGTCACCGGCGGCGGCGATCGCCCCTGGCTGCGCGCCGCTGGTCAGCAGCGGGAACACGGACACCGACGGCGCCGCCGTGGCGGCCGCGGGCAGCAGCGCCGTGGCGCCGAGGGCGAGGAGGAGAGCCGCGGTGCGGAGCATGGCCCAAGGATCGACCACCGAGTCGCGGTCTTGAACGCATTCAGACGCTGATGAGCGGGATGCCCGCCAGGGCGAGGACGACGCCCACGCGCTGGATCGGGACGAGCCGCTCGTGCAGGA is a genomic window containing:
- the sucD gene encoding succinate--CoA ligase subunit alpha; this encodes MAILVNNDTKLCVSGITGREGTFHTLNNRNYGTNVVSGVTPGKGGQDVEGIPVFNTFHDAVDKTGANTAMIFVPPRFAADSILEAEDAGISLIIAITEGIPAHDELRVYNQLTRNPNVRLVGPNCPGILSPGKANVGIIPASFFSEGNVGVVSRSGTLTYQIGNELAQAGFGNSSIVGIGGDPVPGSSFIDILAEFEADPETELIVMAGEIGGSAEEEAAEFIKANVTKPVVAYIAGFTAPPGKTMGHAGAIVSGSAGTAKAKQEALEANGVRVGRTPTEVAQIAAEIAGSLKTA
- a CDS encoding HAD-IA family hydrolase, producing the protein MPLPKEVTFVTFDVYGTLIDWETGVYDAFAKEAEKDGYTLSKEELVPLFLETQQEIKNGSYELYAEVLRRTAVQISRQLGWPLEPSRSGFLPNSVSRWPPFKETKTQLDRFAKKFELGLISNVDDKLLGETRRYFKTDFDLVVTAQQVRSYKPDPAHFKEAERRIGTKKGWVHITSSYYYDVEPCLKAKVPVIWVNRNKETLDASQKKPTAEVKTLLEAAKLLGVA
- a CDS encoding delta-60 repeat domain-containing protein: MIRVLTVLALLLALPSTALAAAGDPDRDFGRRGTVTLKATDADAVGHAVKVVSGNRVLAGGAAAGQLVLVKLRASGSLDSTFGTRGQVVPALPGTSLDGVKGIAIVRDGRVVASGTLRLADGSTRFVTLRLLPSGEVDPSFGAGLGYVLSGPADVELGAMAMDRNGVVYLGGSSGGAPFLMRLLGDGTVDPAFTNPALGLTGKVTSLLLRADGTVTYTVATGAASFTVVRLNAAGAPDPAWGGTGVITHPLGPGAGPGIGAAAIRQGPSNTTLVAGTDLTATGSPRGSVIRIKPDGTVDTRFGSNGVARITRSGRDLRITSMVRDRAGRIVLAGTGRAPDSLLVRLRANGARDKAYGSGGITYPVLGQPPGGTPVYTRFDAIDIAGSKAVVAGSSAGPGTLVRSFGGTSYTGRFALTISRFD
- a CDS encoding virginiamycin B lyase family protein; this translates as MYTLASAASDPAEIVLGPDGNLWFTERAGRIGRITPAGVITEFAVPTAGAQPTDITVGPDGHLWFTDPGAQRVGRITTSGVITELAVPTVPKDITVAAGHLWYGGSAVGRVTTSGVVTSFPVQADGLARGPDDHLWFTRTAANAVGRMLIEPAATLSATSAAFGTPLVGTTSDRTLTLENTGTAELTVSSVSLTGATAFSLAAGTTCAAATVLAPGGTCDVALTFAPTLPGGHAGTVTIADDAGGAPRTIALSGTGTPLPPTAATGAASATAPTTATFSGLADPNHAPTEAWFEYGTTTAYGTATARQGIGAGAGGVPVSARVGDLAPATTYHVRLVTQSAGGTTRGSDVTFTTADAPPTPPVDPPPPASAPVTITSAPSPISAARSVTIAFTSPTGAAQCRLDRGPWIACASPYTLNGLLAGNHVLTVRAIDASGAPSAQLTEARFQTNPNAPAIRLRDPSTVTVPASGVVPLHVRCSTKEGAGQGACTGTASLRLGRSILGRGAFRAAAGATARVPVKLSAKAVRRLGRQARVTVAFDVRDLAGNRRTATASRVLRRR
- a CDS encoding MBL fold metallo-hydrolase, coding for MRAVGLHEDVIAVTSRAFATASVLVRSGGEAFLIDSPVFPDELEILPAIAAQAEFNVVGVLTTHADWDHLLGRYAFPEAPLGAAESTAARLINEPGAAQRKLRDFDDEFYVSRPSPLSIPGAQRLDTPGFIDIGETAIELQPADGHTADGMAVWVPWAGVLIPGDYLSPVEIPMISEGGSVSAYLATLDRLEHLVESAEHVVPGHGGPIDAQRALAILREDRAYLEGLPDSPLPLARRTKAQREIHEKNLTRL
- the sucC gene encoding ADP-forming succinate--CoA ligase subunit beta; this translates as MDLLEYQGKQLFARHGVPVPSGSPATTVEEAVAAADEIGYPCVVKAQVQIGGRGKAGGIKVAKDRQEAEEHSKAILGMDIKGHTVHEVWIEAASDIAAEYYASIVFDRSAKRPLVMLSTQGGMDIEEVAEKDPTALVRLHVDPLLGFQDFHARRLAFEAGVDADVVRPLGALLAKLYDAFVKEEAMLVEVNPLIVTADRQVAALDAKVTLDDNSLFRHPDNAALRNVAAEDEQERMARERGLTFVKLDGNVGILGNGAGLVMSTLDVVAQAGGSAANFLDAGGGSKAEAITQAVEVILSNPNVTAVLFNIFGGITRCDEVARGLIEAFDQIKPSVPFVVRLDGTNDVEGRKLLADANLPNVHTESTMLGAAKKVVELAG